From the Rhodothalassiaceae bacterium genome, one window contains:
- a CDS encoding CDP-diacylglycerol--serine O-phosphatidyltransferase encodes MIRRHQEHGEGRPARRLRRGFPRRVTLRALAANIVTTIALSAGVTAIRFALEGRFKSAVTAVIIAGVLDGLDGTIARLLKSTSRFGAELDSLSDVIAFGVAPAIVIYSWGLADLGRIGWIVALAYAVACALRLARYNTQAEEGGEDDKRRAGFFVGVPAPAGAALVLFAPIVDFAFDMTIFRSSSALALYVAVIAGLMVSTLPTFSSRQIRIAGENMLLLLLGVAVLAAALIAYGWSVLAVLIAAYIASLPLAAWRWRRIRAALPAQPDIFADDSR; translated from the coding sequence ATGATCCGCAGACACCAGGAGCACGGCGAAGGGAGACCGGCGCGGCGCCTGCGGCGCGGCTTTCCGCGGCGCGTGACGCTGCGGGCGCTCGCCGCCAACATCGTCACCACCATCGCCCTCTCGGCCGGGGTGACCGCCATCCGCTTCGCCCTCGAGGGCCGGTTCAAGAGCGCGGTGACCGCCGTCATCATCGCCGGCGTTCTCGACGGGCTCGACGGCACCATCGCCCGCCTGCTCAAGAGCACGAGCCGCTTCGGCGCCGAGCTCGACTCGCTGTCGGACGTCATCGCCTTCGGCGTCGCACCGGCCATCGTGATCTACAGCTGGGGCCTTGCGGATCTCGGCCGCATCGGCTGGATCGTCGCGCTCGCCTACGCGGTGGCCTGTGCGCTGAGACTGGCGCGCTACAACACCCAGGCGGAAGAAGGCGGCGAGGACGACAAGCGCCGGGCCGGCTTCTTCGTCGGCGTGCCGGCGCCGGCGGGGGCCGCGCTCGTGCTGTTCGCGCCCATCGTGGATTTCGCCTTCGACATGACGATCTTCCGCTCGTCGTCCGCGCTCGCGCTCTATGTCGCCGTCATCGCCGGCCTCATGGTCTCGACGCTGCCGACCTTCTCCTCGCGCCAGATCCGCATCGCGGGCGAGAACATGCTGCTGCTGCTGCTCGGGGTCGCGGTCCTCGCGGCGGCGCTCATCGCCTATGGCTGGTCGGTGCTGGCGGTGCTGATCGCCGCCTACATCGCATCCCTGCCGCTCGCCGCATGGCGCTGGCGGCGGATCCGGGCCGCGCTGCCCGCCCAGCCCGACATCTTCGCGGACGACAGCCGATGA
- a CDS encoding hemolysin D: protein MKKSYLVALATLAVIALWVGSGYLFGGPDDRPAARKQTRTEADATFRVRVAEITARDFTRHLRLRGRTEAWRKVELKAEVEGRVVATPVEKGAAVEKGAVICELESRARAEELEEAKARLTQRELEYEAAQKLAAAGHRSRTALAEAKAALEAARADVRRKELALANTRIRAPFAGVVADRPADVGDYLAVGGVCATVAMLDPMLVVTSVTEADVAHVEPGGAVDVHLLDGRRFAGRVHFVAPTADPATRTFRVEILLANPDGAIMDGLTATAVVPLKTVPAHRIPPSVLVLGPDGRIGVRAVDDAGVVRFHPVTILEDAGRAIWVGGLPERIRLITVGQDFVRAGEHVETEADPDFAPALADEGGADGRTSGRAAAAPLTAGEKTP from the coding sequence ATGAAGAAGTCCTATCTGGTCGCTCTGGCGACGCTTGCCGTGATCGCGCTGTGGGTGGGATCCGGCTATCTCTTCGGCGGGCCGGATGATCGCCCGGCCGCCCGCAAGCAGACGCGGACGGAGGCGGATGCGACCTTCCGCGTGCGGGTGGCGGAGATCACGGCGCGCGATTTCACCCGGCACCTGCGCTTGCGCGGGCGCACCGAGGCCTGGCGGAAGGTGGAGCTGAAGGCCGAGGTCGAAGGCCGGGTCGTCGCCACCCCCGTGGAGAAGGGAGCGGCCGTCGAGAAGGGCGCGGTGATCTGCGAGCTCGAATCGCGCGCGCGCGCCGAGGAGCTGGAAGAGGCCAAGGCCCGTCTCACCCAGCGGGAGCTCGAATACGAGGCGGCCCAGAAGCTCGCCGCGGCGGGGCACCGCTCACGCACCGCGCTGGCGGAGGCGAAGGCCGCGCTCGAGGCCGCACGCGCCGATGTGCGCCGCAAGGAGCTCGCGCTCGCCAACACCCGCATCCGCGCGCCCTTCGCCGGCGTGGTGGCGGATCGGCCCGCCGATGTCGGCGACTATCTGGCGGTCGGGGGCGTGTGCGCGACGGTGGCGATGCTCGATCCCATGCTGGTGGTGACCAGCGTCACCGAGGCCGACGTCGCTCATGTGGAACCGGGCGGCGCGGTCGACGTCCATCTCCTGGACGGGCGCAGATTCGCGGGCCGCGTGCACTTCGTCGCGCCGACGGCCGATCCGGCGACCCGCACCTTCCGGGTCGAGATCCTGCTTGCCAATCCCGACGGCGCGATCATGGACGGGCTGACGGCGACCGCCGTCGTGCCGCTGAAGACGGTTCCCGCCCACCGGATTCCGCCATCGGTTCTCGTGCTGGGCCCGGACGGGCGCATCGGCGTGCGCGCGGTCGATGACGCCGGCGTCGTGCGCTTCCACCCGGTCACGATCCTCGAAGATGCGGGGCGGGCGATCTGGGTCGGCGGGCTGCCGGAGCGGATCCGGCTGATCACGGTCGGCCAGGATTTCGTGCGCGCGGGCGAGCATGTGGAAACCGAAGCCGATCCGGATTTCGCGCCGGCTCTCGCCGATGAGGGCGGGGCCGACGGCCGCACGTCTGGACGGGCCGCGGCTGCGCCGCTGACCGCCGGGGAGAAGACGCCATGA
- a CDS encoding cyclase: MILQPARPRPEALRRAAPHVRHAICAVLAWLLFAPAPAPIASAGGVTLPDWKTVKVTAHHVRGPVWYLEGFGGNIGVVADPRGFVLIDDQYAPLTDKVRAALATIAGDRPAWFVINTHWHPDHTGGNERFATAGAIVIAHDNTRRHLAVAMLDQTLPELLRPRAAALPLVTFTDAVTFHLADEEVTAFHIPPAHTDGDVVVRFAASNVIHAGDAYFQGFYPWIDVDNGGSIDGLIAFWERLANELMDDETIVIPGHGPPARRADVRAYLADMRKLRARVAEAMAKGESLAHLIARHPLADLNPRYESPVVEEADILTMVWRSLARAR; this comes from the coding sequence GTGATCCTGCAGCCCGCCCGACCGCGGCCGGAAGCGCTCCGCCGGGCCGCACCCCACGTTCGACACGCGATCTGCGCAGTTCTGGCGTGGCTTCTTTTTGCGCCTGCGCCCGCGCCGATCGCGTCGGCCGGCGGCGTGACGCTGCCGGACTGGAAGACCGTCAAGGTGACCGCGCACCATGTCCGCGGTCCCGTCTGGTATCTCGAGGGCTTCGGCGGCAACATCGGCGTCGTCGCGGATCCGCGCGGCTTCGTGCTCATCGACGACCAGTATGCGCCGCTGACGGACAAGGTCCGTGCCGCGCTCGCCACCATCGCGGGCGACCGGCCGGCCTGGTTCGTGATCAACACCCACTGGCACCCGGACCACACCGGCGGCAACGAGCGCTTCGCGACCGCCGGCGCCATCGTCATCGCCCACGACAACACCCGCCGCCATCTCGCGGTGGCGATGCTGGACCAGACCCTGCCCGAGCTGCTGCGTCCCAGGGCGGCGGCCCTTCCGCTCGTGACCTTCACCGATGCCGTCACCTTCCATCTCGCGGACGAGGAGGTGACGGCCTTCCACATCCCGCCGGCGCACACCGACGGCGACGTGGTGGTGCGCTTTGCGGCGAGCAACGTCATCCACGCCGGCGACGCCTATTTTCAGGGCTTCTATCCCTGGATCGACGTCGACAACGGCGGCTCCATCGACGGGCTCATCGCCTTCTGGGAACGGCTCGCAAACGAGCTCATGGACGACGAGACCATCGTCATCCCCGGCCACGGCCCGCCGGCCCGGCGTGCCGACGTGCGGGCCTATCTTGCGGACATGCGCAAGCTCAGGGCGCGGGTCGCCGAGGCGATGGCCAAGGGTGAAAGCCTCGCGCATCTGATCGCCCGCCATCCGCTTGCCGATCTCAACCCGCGCTATGAGAGCCCCGTGGTGGAGGAGGCCGACATCCTCACCATGGTCTGGCGCTCGCTCGCACGCGCGCGGTAG
- a CDS encoding acriflavin resistance protein, whose translation MINPIIDTAVRRRRLFLTLFAMILIAGLYAYAKIPKENNPDIQFPFFSVSIPHEGISPEDAERLLVKPMEKQLLTVPGLKELTATAQEGGAFLVLEFESDVDPDKALQDVREAVDLAKADLPTDTEEPIVREYSAGDDPILTVVLYGSLPERTLFRIADDLKDRLESIASVLRAEVSGKRDEVLEVIVDPAKLETYDISVADLVAMVQRNNILVAAGALDTGAGRFAVKVPGLFEDARDVARLPLKATADGIVTLGDVAEARRRFKEPYSLARFNGRPAITLEVIKRAGTNTVETAAAAKAAVEAAAKAWPAGLHYAFLNDESVYVADFLGTLRNSVLSAVVLVAIVVVAALGARSGLLVGLTIPGSFLLGIALLYFFGYSINTVVLFGLILAVGMLVDGAIVVSEYADRKMIEGLDRVEAYRLAARRMAWPIISSTATTLAAFLPLLFWPGILGDFMSYLPLTVIFVLSASLLMALVFLPSLGAAFGRPGEADPNLVAQLSGERAFDPERLGGLTGLYARTLTRIIRRPGLVAGATFLALVGIYALYAFDNKGQILFPDGEPDWARVYVHARGNLSIAEMDRLVRQVESRLQGIDGVNDIYTRVGAGSGRAEDAVGRVSLLLADWRERRPAAEIEAEIRERLKGLAGVRAEFVEQQSGPVQGKAVQVRVIGDDPAAVEDAVERLRAKMESMPGLVDIDDTRAVPGIEWRLEVDREEAGRFGTDVATIGRFVQLVTNGALVGRYRPDNADDDVDIRLRFPPEERGILTLDRLRIPTAHGMVPVSHFLKRVARPKTGDIERRDGERVITVAADVAEGVQPPAMVAELRQWLAGQQFRPGVKFRFAGQDELEQESSSFLVSAFMIALFLMAIILLAQFDSFYQAGLILTAVLLSTIGVVFELWLLERPFVIVMTGVGVIALAGIVVNNNIVLIDTYDRLVKSGEDPWKAIVHTGVQRLRPVLLTSITTIIGLLPMVFQFNIDFLARRVEIGSPTSFVWVDLALAIAFGLLFATVLTLVVTPSLLALKLSFAARLARMKAAMRARFGRLSRTRPDDEALPTPVRAPAE comes from the coding sequence ATGATCAACCCCATCATCGACACCGCGGTCCGTCGCCGGCGGCTGTTTCTGACGCTGTTCGCGATGATCCTGATCGCGGGGCTCTACGCCTACGCGAAGATCCCGAAGGAGAACAATCCGGACATCCAGTTCCCCTTCTTCTCGGTCAGCATCCCGCATGAGGGCATTTCGCCCGAGGATGCGGAGCGGCTGCTGGTCAAGCCCATGGAAAAGCAGCTGCTCACCGTCCCGGGCCTCAAGGAGCTCACGGCCACCGCGCAGGAGGGTGGCGCCTTCCTCGTGCTCGAATTCGAATCCGACGTCGATCCCGACAAGGCGCTCCAGGACGTGCGCGAGGCGGTCGATCTGGCGAAGGCTGATCTGCCGACGGATACGGAAGAGCCGATCGTGCGCGAATACTCGGCCGGCGATGATCCGATCCTTACCGTCGTGCTCTACGGCAGCCTTCCCGAGCGCACGCTGTTCCGGATCGCGGACGATCTGAAGGACCGCCTCGAGAGCATTGCGAGCGTGCTGCGCGCGGAGGTCTCCGGCAAGCGCGACGAGGTGCTGGAGGTGATCGTCGATCCCGCCAAGCTCGAGACCTACGACATTTCGGTGGCGGACCTCGTCGCGATGGTCCAGCGCAACAACATTCTGGTGGCCGCGGGCGCGCTGGACACGGGTGCGGGGCGGTTCGCGGTCAAGGTGCCGGGTCTGTTCGAGGACGCCCGCGACGTCGCCCGTCTGCCGCTCAAGGCCACCGCCGACGGCATCGTCACGCTGGGTGACGTCGCCGAGGCGCGCCGGCGCTTCAAGGAGCCCTATTCTCTCGCGCGCTTCAACGGCCGCCCGGCGATCACGCTCGAGGTCATCAAGCGCGCCGGCACCAACACCGTCGAGACCGCGGCGGCGGCCAAGGCGGCCGTCGAGGCGGCGGCGAAGGCCTGGCCGGCCGGTCTGCACTACGCCTTCCTCAACGACGAGTCCGTCTATGTCGCCGACTTTCTCGGCACCCTGCGCAACTCGGTGCTGTCCGCGGTGGTGCTGGTCGCGATCGTCGTGGTGGCGGCGCTGGGCGCGCGTTCGGGGCTGCTCGTGGGGCTGACGATCCCGGGCAGCTTCCTGCTCGGCATCGCGCTTCTCTACTTCTTCGGCTACAGCATCAACACGGTCGTGCTGTTCGGCCTCATCCTCGCCGTCGGCATGCTTGTGGACGGGGCGATCGTGGTGAGCGAATACGCCGACCGCAAGATGATCGAGGGGCTCGACCGGGTGGAGGCCTATCGCCTGGCCGCGCGCCGGATGGCCTGGCCGATCATCTCGTCCACCGCCACCACCCTGGCCGCCTTTCTGCCGCTGCTGTTCTGGCCCGGGATCCTGGGCGACTTCATGAGCTATCTGCCGCTCACCGTGATCTTCGTGCTCTCGGCATCGCTGCTGATGGCGCTCGTCTTCCTGCCGAGTCTGGGCGCGGCCTTCGGCAGGCCCGGCGAGGCGGATCCCAATCTGGTCGCCCAGCTCTCCGGCGAGCGCGCCTTCGATCCGGAACGTCTCGGGGGGTTGACGGGTCTGTATGCGCGCACGCTCACGCGCATCATCAGGCGGCCCGGGCTGGTGGCGGGTGCGACCTTCCTCGCGCTCGTCGGCATCTACGCGCTCTATGCCTTCGACAACAAGGGCCAGATCCTCTTCCCGGACGGCGAGCCGGACTGGGCGCGGGTCTATGTGCATGCCCGCGGCAATCTCTCGATCGCCGAGATGGACCGCCTCGTGCGCCAGGTGGAAAGCCGGCTTCAGGGCATCGACGGGGTGAACGACATCTACACCCGTGTCGGAGCCGGCTCGGGCCGGGCGGAGGACGCCGTCGGGCGCGTCTCGCTGCTGCTGGCCGACTGGCGCGAGCGCCGGCCGGCCGCGGAGATCGAGGCGGAGATCCGCGAGCGGCTCAAGGGGCTTGCCGGCGTCCGCGCCGAATTCGTGGAGCAGCAGAGCGGCCCCGTGCAAGGCAAGGCGGTGCAGGTGCGGGTGATCGGGGACGACCCGGCCGCCGTCGAGGACGCGGTGGAGCGCCTGCGCGCGAAGATGGAAAGCATGCCCGGCCTCGTCGACATCGACGACACCCGTGCCGTGCCCGGCATCGAATGGCGGCTCGAGGTCGATCGCGAGGAGGCGGGGCGTTTCGGCACCGACGTCGCCACCATCGGCCGCTTCGTCCAGCTCGTGACAAACGGCGCGCTCGTCGGCCGCTACCGGCCCGACAATGCCGATGACGACGTCGACATCCGCCTGCGCTTTCCACCAGAGGAGCGGGGCATCCTGACGCTCGACCGTCTGCGGATCCCGACGGCCCACGGCATGGTGCCGGTGAGCCATTTCCTCAAACGCGTGGCCCGGCCCAAGACCGGCGACATCGAGCGCCGGGACGGCGAGCGCGTGATCACGGTGGCCGCCGATGTCGCCGAGGGCGTCCAGCCGCCGGCGATGGTGGCCGAGCTGCGGCAATGGCTGGCGGGACAGCAGTTCCGGCCCGGCGTCAAGTTCCGCTTCGCCGGCCAGGACGAGCTGGAGCAGGAATCGAGCAGCTTCCTCGTCTCGGCCTTCATGATCGCGCTGTTTCTGATGGCGATCATCCTGCTCGCCCAGTTCGACAGCTTCTATCAGGCGGGCCTGATTCTCACCGCCGTGCTGCTGTCCACCATCGGGGTGGTCTTCGAGCTGTGGCTGCTCGAGCGGCCCTTCGTCATCGTCATGACGGGGGTGGGCGTGATCGCGCTCGCCGGCATCGTCGTCAACAACAACATCGTGCTGATCGACACCTATGACCGGCTCGTGAAATCGGGCGAGGATCCGTGGAAGGCGATCGTGCATACGGGCGTCCAGCGGCTCAGACCCGTGCTGCTCACCTCGATCACGACGATCATCGGGCTGCTGCCGATGGTCTTCCAGTTCAACATCGACTTTCTGGCCCGCCGCGTGGAGATCGGCTCGCCCACCTCCTTCGTGTGGGTGGATCTCGCGCTCGCCATCGCCTTCGGCCTGCTGTTCGCGACGGTGCTGACGCTCGTGGTGACGCCGAGTCTGCTGGCGCTCAAGCTGTCGTTCGCGGCGCGGCTTGCGCGGATGAAGGCCGCGATGCGTGCGCGCTTCGGCCGTCTCTCCCGCACCCGGCCGGATGACGAGGCGCTGCCGACACCCGTGCGCGCGCCGGCCGAATAG